The sequence below is a genomic window from Pangasianodon hypophthalmus isolate fPanHyp1 chromosome 27, fPanHyp1.pri, whole genome shotgun sequence.
AAGATTTCAAACTTAAGTGATAACGGTCAGTTTTCACTGTtatctcctaaaaacaaaacaaaagcgcactcaccattttccagggAAGTTCAACATCAAATTAATTAGAAATCCAgcatagaagtagtggagatgtTGGTGCAAATGTTGGGACTCATAGTCctagaatgcaatgcagctgtaCAAGCTCTGCTCTGCTAGTGAGTGATCTACGAGATGATGAACCTGATGGCGTTGGTGGCGGGTTTAGCATGAAAAATCTAAGCTTTGTAATATGAAATGTTtcagcagagtgtacagatgaggaggtgagaaaaatggacagactaaaggactaaagcaccgctgcatcgctctctttaggtagaaatGAAACAAAGGCGAAAGCCCACTGCACCACTAGATGAATGGCATTGTGGTAAAACCGTTAACCAAAGGGAAAATTGACCTCCATgacaatgaaagaagtttaaacaaaaaaatcaactcatattattacaaaataaatcttgcgTGCCATTCAAGATCACATGTctattataaagattaatatgcaattcattcagggtggagttttcctttaagattACACCAGTCTGATCAACACAAGCTACAGTAGAGAGAATTAGACAAACTCACATCAGCTACAGTCAGACGTCTgaatacaatatttttacacTCAACAGTATGCAACAGCAGGACTGTGGTCTTACACATATTCTCCCATACACAATTTTATACACCACCGTTTTTACACACTCTGATCCGCTGCACATTTCCATTCTTTCGGCTACACTAactgtgttttaatgttaattCTAAAATCTAAGGGTGAGGGTTTCCGCTGGAGCGCTTTAAATCTGAACAGGGTCTTTTTATGATAAAGAGATAGCGGTGCCTCTCTAAAACACCACTAGGTTCACTTTTCCTGGAAAATCTTTTCTATCATGGTCACAAATTTTCTTAACGAATccttatttttagattttagatatTTAGACCGGACCGCTAGTTTCAACCTATTAAATTTCGACTGCCTTTACACTTTTCTAATCAACCTCCTATTTCAGTTTGGTGAAAAGCTAGCTGTGATATCAGTGCCAAGATTCTCTGTAGTATTCATGCATCAAACAAGCCAAACATTTCTGCTTTGATCTTTTTATAGAATTTCTGGCAGTAcattgtaaaaattgttcaagtgacttgaaaaaaaaaaaccttgcaaCGATCAtaaagtatattaaaatattacgcAAGTAACTGGAAGGGTGTGAGTTCGGGTCCCAAAATAaacccttacagaaaaatcacatgaagTTCATGTGATtaatcacatgattcacatgtgaaattgaCACATAATTGTGAGATATTTCAAacctttttcatatttaatgcttttattttcacatgtgtacatttttgtacGTGATTCATGAATTTTCACAAGGTTTTTACGTAGGCTTCAGTTTTTTCAAGATGTATTTTTTCAGACATGATTCATGTATTTTCATGTATTATTGTTACTTGTAATTTTTGACATGTAGGGTATGCAGTTTAAAATTTCAGATGCCATTTTCTCACATGTATAATTCTTTGTGTGATCATGCTGTCACGTAttgttcacatgatgtcacatgttTAGTTGAGCACTGCAATTTCAGGACATAACATGTTGACATGCACCTCCTTGGGCttcccccacacacacgcacaaaatcACATGTGGTAAAACTTAGGATtacatgtgaaatgtgtgtgatttttctgtaagggaaCTGAGGGAATCCTTTAACCCTCAAAAGCTCTATTCTTGGATTATATAAAATAgccaaataaatacatgtaacgTAATAATTCTGATACAAGTTTATGTTGTTTACAAATGccaaatataaaattgtttCTATACATTCAAGtggttatacatttttaatagaaaGACCCACTCTGCCATGCAATTTATTCAGCATATCTGAAATACCTTCTACCACAGATTAGCAACAGGGCCAGGTGGTGCTGCTACACATACACATGGGGTCATGTCTTAAAGACCTCCTTTGACCCTTTTAAGAGTTTTTTTCTATACATAAGCCTGTTTAAATCTATCACAGGAGCTGGCCGGTGAAACAAATAGAGCATCTCGAACGTAAAcgagtgtgtatgtggtgtttgCGTGTGTGAGACCATGTCTGTCTTTCTTGTACTCTTTGCTCTTGCGCTGATGTGTGCGTGACCACTGTCTGATTTGTTTAATCTCTCTTTTATTGCCTTATTGTCTGTATTAGCTTTTACACAAACCAtggcagctgaaaaaaaaaaagctttgcatCCTAGAACAGTTGGAATCCAGTTCTGTATTTTagaacatttttccaaattCTGGCCGAGTCTACACCCTAGAACAGCTGAGATTTTGTTCAGGTCTGAAGATCCTTTAGTCTGGTTGTATGTAGAAATTTGTGTCTCTGGCCTTTGTTctgtgaagcaaaaaaaaaaaaaaaaaacatggttgaGTGTGATGTAGAAATATGTCCAAGGCCGATGTATACTCCAGAAAAAAGGAcatcctaataataataataataataaaaaagattaaaagcaaaagaaagaaagccatgGCTTTCTCAAAGCACCTGCCATTTGATGGGAAAAAAAGGGTTTGATATGTACAATCAGGGTACTGTTTATTGAGATTTATCCTATTCATGTATATCTGGTACTACTGAAGAATCCAATGACAATGATGTATAAAGAAGACTAAAGAAAGTATTAATAGGGTCTGGGCTGTGTCCTTGTGTGTATAAGGGGAATCAGTTGGGATTTGGGTGGGTATGGGGCTTATATGGCACGGCTATGATAGAAATTTCTGTTCAGTTCAGAAATTCCTTCATGATTATTGCCTGTGATGTAGACaatgtctttttgttttatgaaaaaaaagaaaagaaaaatggaaatgtgtcttgtgtctttttttcccccaattttgGTGTGGCTTTCTTTTGTAACAGCTCCTAACAAAGGTGCGTaagtatgtctgtgtgtgtgcacgtatgtTTTTataccttgtggggacatttggctgatCCAAATAtccaaaactgattttttttccttttatttaaaaaaaaaaaaaaaaagttagatttaGGTGAAGCATAGCACTAACTCTAGTgaggcaaatgtgtgtgtgtgtctagacAGAGACTCACTTCCAGACTGATGTCTAGAGATAAGTCACCTGCCAGGCTTCATGAAAGTAAGGGAcagactgtgtatgtgtgtgtatctgtgtgtacatCCTACACTCTAGTCCTTAAGCagaacccacacacacttcattgtgATTCCGTACCTGAGGTTGGTTCCTGAGGACACCGTGTGGTTCAGCTAGGAAAAAACAGGCAAATCCTAATTGCTATTTTCCAGTGGTGGAACAAGCAGGCTTGCCTACACAGCACAACACTAATGAGTGTGCATCATGAGTGGCATTCATGCAATGCAACTTCAGTGGATTTCCTCCAAATGACTGTGTAATCAGTTACACAAATTTGACATTCCCAAAATACGGTGGTCCACAAGTGCATAGGGGGTAAATGGAAAATGATCACAGTCAGGAGTGTCAGGGTGCATTGAGTGTTTTCAGTCTAATCACAATTGGCatatggtggcttagtggttagtatGTTTGCCTTGCACAgtcagggttgggggtttgattctcACCactgccctgtgtgcacagagtttgtATGtactccctgtgctttgggggtttcctctggtttcctccccattCCAAAAACATGTGTTGTAGACTGATTGGCTATTCCAAATTGTCCttagtgtgtgtgcacttgtggCTGTggtgggttggcaccctgtccaggtgccctgagtcccctgggataggttccagaCTCCCCAGtataggataagtggtacagaaaatggatggatgaatataaCAATAGAAACAAAAAAGGCATGCTAAATCATACCAGTCAGGCCAACGACACATTTCTCCAACCCTCTGTTGTTATAGCCAGTGTTAGGGTTCCATCTGGTGTACAAAACGAGTACCTGCTTTTAGGCTACCACATCATTAAACAATGAGTAATGAATTAATACTATGTTTACAAAACAGATGTgtcaacattgctaacaagaaatgTCTAGCAGGCAGACAGAAATAACCAACAATTTTACCACAGAAACCTTTAGCAAATATCAGTGGACGAGACGGCTACTGCAGCAAGAAGCTACAGTATGAAAACAACAAGGGAAAAGTTACTGCTACTCCATTTTACTTACCACCACAGCCCCGCCCACCTGGCTTCGATTGGCTCACAAGACGGgctcacaggtcaaagttcacactgataaaataagcacaaaatgaaaataaccgTCTATCACGTCCCgcgtcttttctttttctacaaataccattacaaaccatctacaaataccattacaaaccatcagctaaccattaaaaccattaccattactgttCCTTAATGATATTCACTTAAATATAACCAAATGTATCTCATTATGcgattaaaaatgacataaatagATTCAACTTGTTTCtaaaccttttttaaataaaactaatttcaaatttatatcaCTGGCGGATAATAAGGGGGGAAAGTGCGCATCTCTCCCACAAGTGACGCGTTTTGCAGATGCACAGCATGTTATTCGCGGAATAAGAAACATTTcctgtaaataaacagtaagCGTTGCCGGTGCGTTTTCACGGAAGTTCATGCGTCACAAGCGGAGGGGCGTGGCTTATCAAAGTGAAAGTAACTTGCTgtaatttttgttcattttcgcGTTTTGATTCCTTTTAAtctaaaacaaactttaaacGATTGTGAAcgaatttttttctttagattGCCAGAAGGAACAGAATCCACTTACATTTGGTAAGCTAACATTGTTCTCGATTTCAGTCCACATTTGTTTCATGAAGACTTTTCCTCATGTGATTGTTTTGGTCTCTTTTATAGATAATGCCTGGGAAAAAAGGTaagattaactttttttttattttaagtattatTCTTAAATAGTAAGACTGCATATGCTCTGTTTAAAGCCTGCTTAATATTTGGCATTTTATCATAAGGGTCATTCTTAGAATATTCGACTTTCTGACCAGCAAATGTTAAAGttttaattatgttttcatttctatttgGAAATTATGACTATAATGAAATTCTTGTTCGATGAATAATCAATATTCTTGATCTTTAATGTGGTACCATTATTTTAAGTCACTGGTGTTATTAATTGTCACTGGTGTCATAAGCACAGGCCATCACCACTGACAGAGACACCAGTGACAAATTTTGATTAAAGGTGTATTTTCCAAGATGGGGGTCAGCAACATCTCAAAGCACctaatattctgtttttttttaattattttattttttttaagtattctATTAAATCCTTTTTTATATTCCCATATTAATATTCCATtttctagtaaaaaaaaaaaaaaaattacaggatGATTGAAACGTGCAACTCCAATGacacattagaaaaaaatttaatttacatagGGAAACTCTACTGGTGCTGGTTGAAATAGCCACTCTTTTTCTGAACATTGAACcttgaagcattttttttatgactttaaCATATGAATTTGTAAAATAGCTAACACCAATGACATAACTTGCAGGGACGAAGgtacttttaaaattatttagattattaaaacttattttattctgttaattTACAGCATGTATGTAATAGACCTCATACTTTTGTTCAGCCTAAGGCCTTAAAactaataagaaatatttttaaaatgtctacaAAAGCCTGTAAAGCAGTACAACTGGTTTGTAGTACAAACTATTTTCCAGCAGTTGGCAATTTCAAAGAAATttagaaaaaatttttttttaaatatttaaatcattttaaaaattattattattattattattattattattattattatttcttagaAGCCTTTAAAGGTATAGCATGATGTCTGTTATGTGGGGATTCTTATGTGGGGAAACTATGCCATGTCCAATAATTTAAAGGACAGGTTTGTTGCCATATTCTGAGAATGACTCATAAAGAGCGATACACTAGCTCCATATCTACTTCATTAAAGGAAACCTCCACTTGTATGTTAATTCTTTAAAGTTAACATGTGATCTTTGTCtacatgttggtttattttcactttggttaacagtttcctacccCCAATGTCGTTTGACTACCTGCAGTCATATACCTGCAGCCACCTGTTCCAAATGCTTATTCATGGGTGGTTAACATaacacagatacagcacagctCAATAAACATGACATAACATTGTTTTGCACAGCAATTATTCTATAAAGGTATTTATAAAAGATCCACATCAAACGAACATTCCCCTTACTTTacttaatcacattttattggctaccagTCACTATGGTGAGAAATAAGGAATCATGCATTTTTCTGGGTAGATCTGGTATGATAAAGAAATTTGCATTGTATTACTAGCATGTTATATCATCTTCAGTGAAATTGTCATAAAGCTCTTTTATTTTCTACACCAAATGGTACGAATGGTTGATGATAAATCAGGCTACTCCTGCTGTCTGGCATCTGCCCAAAATGCATGAGCATGTCAGACTTATAATTGTACAGctcatacaatacaatacaatgatTTTTCTTTAGCATATTTCCACAGACCTCCATGAAATCAATTCCTGGCCACACCACTCGGCTCAAACACTTCAGCCTCCAAAACTTCATCTTTTATACTAATACCGCTGTCAACACCATTGTGTTCTGCGTCTTATAAATTATTAACTAACTGAGTCGAGTGTCTGCTGTAACTCAGTACAAATGCATCATGtttgagtccagtgtttgctgtctccactacacTGGAATTCTCAATAAATGAGAATTATTAAACGTCACTGTAACATgactgagaaaagaagctcttgttcttttgtttgtatGCGCTAATATTGAAACCTGATTGGCATCACTTACATTTAGGagcttttaaaattaaaattttctcctgttaaatgtcattttaactTAAATTAAGTTTCATTAATGAAGCTTACACTCTAAGGAAAATGCAACACTAACCAACAACTAACCAGCTAGCACCAGAATAACTAAACACAttagaaatatttcagtaaaaacatatttcagaGTGGGGTTTTCCTTTAATACTGCTTTGATGTACTCAAAGAAcataatacagtatgtgtgcactctatttaatcatttgttttgtgtttctttaaagtAGTGAAATACTTTGAAGTCATTCCTGAAAATGTACAAGCACCTTGTAAAGAGTTTACAGgagaacttaaaaaaataagaaaatctaTGGAGAAGTCTACAGAGGAGAAGTGTAAAGCGATTCTGTTTTATGTCCCCATTGTTTCCCGAGCTGGGACTGATATTGAAGCTGCACTGCAAAAAGTCGACAAGTTTAAGGGTTTGTTATAATAGCATTGATCATTTGATCCTGTTTCTAAATTATctacctgtgttttttttttttgagaaaactTTATGCATTCTGTGAAAATTGTTTACAGGCAAAAATGTCGCACTAGTGGTGCTCCATCACACATATGACCCAGAGAGCATTGTACTAGACAGCAGCAGAGCTGTGAACAGAGAAAAAACTATCACTGTTGACTGTCTGTTCCATGAGGATAAGGGACTGCTCCAGTGCCACAAGAATGTTGAAGCTGTAAAGAAGGTTGCAGACTGGCTCTATGATGTGGTATGTTcaattattgtttattacacACCATTAAGTTTCCAAGCTATAGTCCAGTTTAATACATCTCTATTTGctcaatattattatattattaaaaaataatactcaTGTTCTTCATCCTAGAGAAAACTTTATGCTTTACTCTTACAgaactaacacacaaacatatgtgCATAACCACGATTCACATTTCAAAATTACACATGTGGTTTTGAATGATGTGATAAAAAAGGTTGCAGATTGGCTCAAGTTTGTGTTACGTAGCCTGAAGTACAGTCAGTTATCCATCTATTTACCCTGTGCTAATGTAAAGACATTAGAATCTACAAAACAACAGAAGTTAGAGActggtttaaaatatttaataatttcatcATGGTGCTGgctaaaatgttcatatttccATATTACTTCAGTTAGGATAAAAAGGTGTTATTTGAGCCACGACTTTAGTTCAGTAGTTTAGTAGTGATTTAGATATAAATAGTATACTCTTAGACAGTTTTGAAGTTTCATTGGCTGTTCCTCTGGGGACAGTAagaaactttattatttattgagcCCATCAATAATCCTTGAAGAGCCCCATTTTCTAAATGCAGTATGCATTGTATGCATCATATTAACATGCATCATATTATACTCCgcagaaacacaaaaaacaggAGCAGTCTGAGAAAAGTAAGTCATTCAaccttaaataaatgtaattcatCTGTATCGGTGAAAAATAACATAATGTTGCTGCAATACGAATATCCTTGCTTTACCCGATCCCCTAATGTCCTTGCCTAACAGAATTAGCACATTCttaattaattcagttaattGGAACATTTGGAAGTTAGCTGCCTAAATAAAGCACTCTCTAAATCCAACTAAGTAATTACCTTAAATAATGTTTCCACTGCAGCAGTAGCTATTTGACTTGGCTTGACTGGCAGCTCACCAAGTTGACCAAGAAGAGAGCTATTATAATTTGCAAACCAGTATCCAAATTTGTTAGTAGGTGTTACCCCACAAACCTCCCGATTCTTGGCAATTGTCTGATAGTGGGAGTACTAGCTACAGTGTGGAATTGGCACACtgacatatttcttttgttttttgttttcaccaAGTCAAGACAGCCTCGTGTACCACTAACAATCACCATACTGCATTGTTCTTGTAGTGttgtaaaattacagctttttaACAGAAAATGATATAATGTGCATCATATTAATATGCATCATATTTAATTCCacagaaaaaagtcaaaaaataaGTATACATAAATActctatacatatacataaatgattgtgtttcataccacagcgctgctgaatacTTAATTCTGATTAAAATCAATAGCTGTTGCTGaattttctatcacagcagctcttcacaggtttatattaatgcgctcgttctaatactatattgtttctatagtaacagctcattcacaggggctaCCAATACAGgataaaaaacatgctgttatttaacaaagaaaaacatatattcATTTTATGGTGAAGTTGAAAGTCCTCAGGACCTTGTGCTGTGCACTTTCTCAAAAAGatgacaagctatgtttttttgtcttattaatttcaagagaggctggtgagggaatgactgtttatagctgctataacataggttacattaaatgtaactataaacatataaaaagtatgacgtgttgtacatataacaaataacaaatgtaatcactggcagattgctgtgatataagagaaataaaagacttggggtgtgctgttaaaggaaaaaaaatgaactgcatattggtaacagtaactccacttcgcaacacaccaccctgctgctgctgtaaaacTAAGGCTTTTCAACAG
It includes:
- the si:dkey-111e8.5 gene encoding uncharacterized protein si:dkey-111e8.5 isoform X2, which encodes MPGKKVKYFEVIPENVQAPCKEFTGELKKIRKSMEKSTEEKCKAILFYVPIVSRAGTDIEAALQKVDKFKGKNVALVVLHHTYDPESIVLDSSRAVNREKTITVDCLFHEDKGLLQCHKNVEAVKKVADWLYDVKHKKQEQSEKKEKKTKEKENMEEGQRRQI
- the si:dkey-111e8.5 gene encoding uncharacterized protein si:dkey-111e8.5 isoform X1; protein product: MPGKKVVKYFEVIPENVQAPCKEFTGELKKIRKSMEKSTEEKCKAILFYVPIVSRAGTDIEAALQKVDKFKGKNVALVVLHHTYDPESIVLDSSRAVNREKTITVDCLFHEDKGLLQCHKNVEAVKKVADWLYDVKHKKQEQSEKKEKKTKEKENMEEGQRRQI